From one Phocoena sinus isolate mPhoSin1 chromosome 6, mPhoSin1.pri, whole genome shotgun sequence genomic stretch:
- the TOPORS gene encoding E3 ubiquitin-protein ligase Topors isoform X2, producing the protein MLAANSEWRIHGYLIMASAAKEFKMDNFSPKAGTSKLQQTVPADASPDSKCPICLDRFDNVSYLDRCLHKFCFRCVQEWSKNKAECPLCKQPFDSIFHSVRAEDDFKEYVLRPSYNGSFATPDVRRFRYRTTMTRERSASIYSPNSTMNRRTTTPPDSGVIFEGLGISARPRDGEIPPFMRQIAIRRPATADERSLRKIQEQDIINFRRTLYRAGARVRNIEDGGRYRDISAEFFRRNPACLHRLVPWLKRELTVLFGAHGSLVNIVQHIIMSNVTRYDLESQAFVSDLRPFLLNRTEHFIHEFISFARSPFNMAAFDQHANYDCPAPSYEEGSHSDSSVITISPDEAETQELDVSVATVSQAPWDDETPGPSYSSSEQVHAAMSSLLNTSDSSDEELVTGRATSQMQAVQTSDDINNDSDSSSDNCVIVGFVKPLAERTPELVELSSDSEELGSYEKMETVKAQEQEQSYSSGDSDVSRCSSPHSVLGKDEQINKGHCDSGTRIKSKKEEKQSVSLSSPRDLSSSIRGDRVYSPYTRRHRRRGRSRSSDSCSQSRNGHDQKNHRKHHGKKRMKSRRSRSRESSRPRGRRDKKRSRTRDSSWSRRSQTLSLSSESTSRSRSRSSDRGKRRSRSRNRDRYYLRNNYGSRYKWEYTYYSRNKDRDGYESSYRRRTLSRAHYSRQSSSPEFRIQSFSERTNARKKNNHSERKYYYYERHRSRSLSSTRSKTASTGPDRVRNEKPGGKRKYKTRHLEGSNDVAQPSREFASKVKEGHYSKSSSKLDGSYKNESDSFSDSRSSDRETKHKRRKRTRSLSVEIVYEGKATDTTRHHKKKKKKHKRKHKKQHGDNASRSPVVITIDSDSDKDSEVKEDTECDLSGPQDPLQNEFLVPSLGPFETKDVVTIEDEFGVLGKECDITTLNNNLNNANKTVDNISPQAASIEQTLDVREESTFASDLESQPSNVSYQTESSRRLPSPRISLMSVSLGRDHDMS; encoded by the exons ATGTTAGCTGCTAACTCTGAGTGGAGGATACATGGGTActtg atAATGGCATCAGCCGCTAAGGAATTTAAAATGGACAACTTTTCACCTAAAGCTGGCACTAGCAAATTGCAACAGACAGTACCAGCTGATGCATCTCCTGATTCTAAGTGTCCTATATGCTTGGATAGGTTTGATAATGTGTCTTACTTAGATCGCTGTTTACATAAGTTCTGTTTTCGCTGTGTACAGGAGTGGTCAAAAAACAAAGCTGAATGTCCACTATGTAAACAGCCCTTTGATTCTATTTTCCATTCTGTGAGGGCAGAAGATGACTTTAAGGAGTATGTCCTAAGGCCTTCATACAATGGTTCTTTTGCTACCCCTGATGTTCGACGATTCCGCTATCGTACAACTATGACAAGGGAACGAAGTGCTTCTATTTATTCACCTAATAGTACCATGAATAGAAGAACAACAACTCCACCAGATAGTGGAGTAATATTTGAAGGGTTAGGCATTTCAGCAAGACCTAGAGATGGTGAAATTCCTCCATTTATGAGACAGATTGCAATACGGAGGCCAGCTACTGCAGATGAAAGATCTTTGCGGAAAATTCAAGAACAGGATATTATTAATTTTAGGCGAACTCTCTATCGTGCTGGTGCTCGAGTTAGAAATATTGAAGATGGTGGCCGCTATAGGGATATTTCAGCTGAATTTTTCCGTAGAAATCCGGCTTGCCTTCACAGATTAGTCCCCTGGTTAAAACGTGAACTCACAGTTCTCTTTGGAGCTCATGGATCATTAGTGAATATTGTCCAGCATATCATCATGAGTAATGTTACTCGCTATGACTTGGAGAGTCAGGCGTTTGTGTCTGATTTAAGGCCATTTTTACTTAATCGGACTGAGCATTTTATACACGAATTTATCAGTTTTGCCCGATCTCCATTTAACATGGCAGCCTTTGACCAGCATGCAAATTATGATTGTCCTGCTCCTTCATATGAAGAAGGTAGCCATTCTGATTCTTCGGTCATAACAATATCTCCCGATGAAGCAGAGACCCAAGAGCTGGATGTTAGTGTAGCTACTGTTAGTCAGGCACCATGGGATGATGAAACTCCAGGGCCATCTTATTCAAGCTCAGAGCAGGTACATGCTGCCATGTCTTCCCTTTTAAATACTTCCGACAGTTCAGATGAAGAACTTGTAACAGGAAGAGCCACATCTCAGATGCAAGCAGTACAAACCAGTGATGACATAAATAATGACAGTGATTCTTCTTCAGATAATTGTGTCATTGTTGGGTTTGTTAAACCACTAGCTGAGAGGACCCCAGAACTTGTTGAACTGTCCTCTGATTCTGAGGAGTTAGGTTCCTATGAGAAAATGGAGACCGTGAAGGCGCAAGAACAAGAGCAGTCTTACAGTTCTGGTGATAGTGATGTTAGTAGATGTTCATCTCCACACTCTGTCCTTGGAAaggatgaacaaataaataaaggtcaTTGTGATTCTGGTACAAGAATCAaatcaaagaaggaagagaaacagtCTGTATCATTGTCCTCTCCCAGAGACCTGAGCTCATCCATCAGAGGAGACAGAGTATATTCCCCATATACCCGCAGACACAGAAGGAGGGGAAGATCCAGAAGTTCAGATTCATGTTCCCAGAGTAGGAATGGGCATGATCAGAAGAATCATAGGAAGCATCatgggaagaaaagaatgaaaagcagacGATCCAGAAGCAGGGAGAGTAGCAGACCTAGAGGtagaagagacaaaaagagaTCAAGAACTAGAGATAGCAGTTGGTCAAGAAGAAGCCAAACTCTATCTCTAAGTAGTGAAAGCACAAGCAGATCAAGATCTCGTAGCAGTGATCGTGGTAAAAGAAGGTCACGGAGCAGAAATCGAGATCGTtactatttaagaaataattatggAAGCAGATACAAGTGGGAGTATACTTACTATAGTAGAAACAAGGACAGGGATGGCTATGAATCATCTTACAGGAGGAGGACTCTGTCCAGAGCTCATTATTCCAGACAATCTTCAAGTCCAGAATTTAGAATTCAGTCTTTTTCTGAAAGAACaaatgccagaaaaaaaaataatcacagtgAAAGGAAATATTACTACTATGAAAGGCATAGATCAAGGAGCCTATCTAGTACTAGATCAAAGACTGCATCTACAGGGCCTGACCGGGTGAGAAATGAAAAGCCTGGTGGGAAACGAAAATACAAAACACGGCATTTGGAGGGTTCTAACGATGTGGCTCAACCATCTCGGGAATTTGCTTCTAAAGTAAAGGAAGGTCATTACTCAAAATCTTCATCAAAATTGGATGGAAGCTACAAAAATGAGAGTGACAGCTTTTCAGATAGCCGATCAtcagacagagagacaaagcacaagagaagaaaaaggaccCGGAGCCTAAGTGTAGAGATAGTTTATGAAGGGAAAGCTACCGATACAACTAgacaccataaaaagaaaaagaaaaaacataagagGAAGCATAAGAAACAACATGGCGATAATGCTTCACGTTCCCCAGTTGTGATTACCATTGACAGTGACAGTGATAAGGATTCTGAAGTAAAGGAGGATACAGAATGTGACCTTAGTGGTCCTCAAGACCCTCTACAAAACGAATTTTTGGTTCCTTCCTTGGGACCATTTGAAACTAAAGATGTAGTTACAATAGAAGATGAATTTGGTGTCCTGGGCAAGGAGTGTGACATTACCACACTTAATAACAACTTGAATAATGCCAACAAAACTGTAGATAATATTTCACCCCAGGCAGCTTCAATTGAACAGACTCTTGATGTAAGAGAAGAGAGCACCTTTGCCTCTGATTTGGAGAGCCAGCCCAGTAATGTCTCTTATCAAACTGAGTCATCAAGGCGATTGCCATCTCCACGGATATCATTAATGTCAGTGTCTCTTGGTAGAGACCATGATATGTCTTAA
- the TOPORS gene encoding E3 ubiquitin-protein ligase Topors isoform X1, whose product MGSQQPPGSPLSREEGEAPLPTPAPEGRRRSRRVRLRGSCRHRPSFLGRRELATSSPAGPALVSSEIMASAAKEFKMDNFSPKAGTSKLQQTVPADASPDSKCPICLDRFDNVSYLDRCLHKFCFRCVQEWSKNKAECPLCKQPFDSIFHSVRAEDDFKEYVLRPSYNGSFATPDVRRFRYRTTMTRERSASIYSPNSTMNRRTTTPPDSGVIFEGLGISARPRDGEIPPFMRQIAIRRPATADERSLRKIQEQDIINFRRTLYRAGARVRNIEDGGRYRDISAEFFRRNPACLHRLVPWLKRELTVLFGAHGSLVNIVQHIIMSNVTRYDLESQAFVSDLRPFLLNRTEHFIHEFISFARSPFNMAAFDQHANYDCPAPSYEEGSHSDSSVITISPDEAETQELDVSVATVSQAPWDDETPGPSYSSSEQVHAAMSSLLNTSDSSDEELVTGRATSQMQAVQTSDDINNDSDSSSDNCVIVGFVKPLAERTPELVELSSDSEELGSYEKMETVKAQEQEQSYSSGDSDVSRCSSPHSVLGKDEQINKGHCDSGTRIKSKKEEKQSVSLSSPRDLSSSIRGDRVYSPYTRRHRRRGRSRSSDSCSQSRNGHDQKNHRKHHGKKRMKSRRSRSRESSRPRGRRDKKRSRTRDSSWSRRSQTLSLSSESTSRSRSRSSDRGKRRSRSRNRDRYYLRNNYGSRYKWEYTYYSRNKDRDGYESSYRRRTLSRAHYSRQSSSPEFRIQSFSERTNARKKNNHSERKYYYYERHRSRSLSSTRSKTASTGPDRVRNEKPGGKRKYKTRHLEGSNDVAQPSREFASKVKEGHYSKSSSKLDGSYKNESDSFSDSRSSDRETKHKRRKRTRSLSVEIVYEGKATDTTRHHKKKKKKHKRKHKKQHGDNASRSPVVITIDSDSDKDSEVKEDTECDLSGPQDPLQNEFLVPSLGPFETKDVVTIEDEFGVLGKECDITTLNNNLNNANKTVDNISPQAASIEQTLDVREESTFASDLESQPSNVSYQTESSRRLPSPRISLMSVSLGRDHDMS is encoded by the exons ATG GGGTCGCAGCAGCCGCCGGGGTCTCCGCTCTCTCGCGAGGAGGGTGAAGCGCCCCTGCCTACTCCCGCTCCTGAGGGCCGGCGGAGAAGTCGCCGGGTTCGCCTTCGCGGCTCCTGCCGTCACCGACCCAGCTTTCTGGGCCGTCGGGAGCTTGCCACGAGCTCCCCAGCCGGGCCTGCGCTGGTATCCTCCGAG atAATGGCATCAGCCGCTAAGGAATTTAAAATGGACAACTTTTCACCTAAAGCTGGCACTAGCAAATTGCAACAGACAGTACCAGCTGATGCATCTCCTGATTCTAAGTGTCCTATATGCTTGGATAGGTTTGATAATGTGTCTTACTTAGATCGCTGTTTACATAAGTTCTGTTTTCGCTGTGTACAGGAGTGGTCAAAAAACAAAGCTGAATGTCCACTATGTAAACAGCCCTTTGATTCTATTTTCCATTCTGTGAGGGCAGAAGATGACTTTAAGGAGTATGTCCTAAGGCCTTCATACAATGGTTCTTTTGCTACCCCTGATGTTCGACGATTCCGCTATCGTACAACTATGACAAGGGAACGAAGTGCTTCTATTTATTCACCTAATAGTACCATGAATAGAAGAACAACAACTCCACCAGATAGTGGAGTAATATTTGAAGGGTTAGGCATTTCAGCAAGACCTAGAGATGGTGAAATTCCTCCATTTATGAGACAGATTGCAATACGGAGGCCAGCTACTGCAGATGAAAGATCTTTGCGGAAAATTCAAGAACAGGATATTATTAATTTTAGGCGAACTCTCTATCGTGCTGGTGCTCGAGTTAGAAATATTGAAGATGGTGGCCGCTATAGGGATATTTCAGCTGAATTTTTCCGTAGAAATCCGGCTTGCCTTCACAGATTAGTCCCCTGGTTAAAACGTGAACTCACAGTTCTCTTTGGAGCTCATGGATCATTAGTGAATATTGTCCAGCATATCATCATGAGTAATGTTACTCGCTATGACTTGGAGAGTCAGGCGTTTGTGTCTGATTTAAGGCCATTTTTACTTAATCGGACTGAGCATTTTATACACGAATTTATCAGTTTTGCCCGATCTCCATTTAACATGGCAGCCTTTGACCAGCATGCAAATTATGATTGTCCTGCTCCTTCATATGAAGAAGGTAGCCATTCTGATTCTTCGGTCATAACAATATCTCCCGATGAAGCAGAGACCCAAGAGCTGGATGTTAGTGTAGCTACTGTTAGTCAGGCACCATGGGATGATGAAACTCCAGGGCCATCTTATTCAAGCTCAGAGCAGGTACATGCTGCCATGTCTTCCCTTTTAAATACTTCCGACAGTTCAGATGAAGAACTTGTAACAGGAAGAGCCACATCTCAGATGCAAGCAGTACAAACCAGTGATGACATAAATAATGACAGTGATTCTTCTTCAGATAATTGTGTCATTGTTGGGTTTGTTAAACCACTAGCTGAGAGGACCCCAGAACTTGTTGAACTGTCCTCTGATTCTGAGGAGTTAGGTTCCTATGAGAAAATGGAGACCGTGAAGGCGCAAGAACAAGAGCAGTCTTACAGTTCTGGTGATAGTGATGTTAGTAGATGTTCATCTCCACACTCTGTCCTTGGAAaggatgaacaaataaataaaggtcaTTGTGATTCTGGTACAAGAATCAaatcaaagaaggaagagaaacagtCTGTATCATTGTCCTCTCCCAGAGACCTGAGCTCATCCATCAGAGGAGACAGAGTATATTCCCCATATACCCGCAGACACAGAAGGAGGGGAAGATCCAGAAGTTCAGATTCATGTTCCCAGAGTAGGAATGGGCATGATCAGAAGAATCATAGGAAGCATCatgggaagaaaagaatgaaaagcagacGATCCAGAAGCAGGGAGAGTAGCAGACCTAGAGGtagaagagacaaaaagagaTCAAGAACTAGAGATAGCAGTTGGTCAAGAAGAAGCCAAACTCTATCTCTAAGTAGTGAAAGCACAAGCAGATCAAGATCTCGTAGCAGTGATCGTGGTAAAAGAAGGTCACGGAGCAGAAATCGAGATCGTtactatttaagaaataattatggAAGCAGATACAAGTGGGAGTATACTTACTATAGTAGAAACAAGGACAGGGATGGCTATGAATCATCTTACAGGAGGAGGACTCTGTCCAGAGCTCATTATTCCAGACAATCTTCAAGTCCAGAATTTAGAATTCAGTCTTTTTCTGAAAGAACaaatgccagaaaaaaaaataatcacagtgAAAGGAAATATTACTACTATGAAAGGCATAGATCAAGGAGCCTATCTAGTACTAGATCAAAGACTGCATCTACAGGGCCTGACCGGGTGAGAAATGAAAAGCCTGGTGGGAAACGAAAATACAAAACACGGCATTTGGAGGGTTCTAACGATGTGGCTCAACCATCTCGGGAATTTGCTTCTAAAGTAAAGGAAGGTCATTACTCAAAATCTTCATCAAAATTGGATGGAAGCTACAAAAATGAGAGTGACAGCTTTTCAGATAGCCGATCAtcagacagagagacaaagcacaagagaagaaaaaggaccCGGAGCCTAAGTGTAGAGATAGTTTATGAAGGGAAAGCTACCGATACAACTAgacaccataaaaagaaaaagaaaaaacataagagGAAGCATAAGAAACAACATGGCGATAATGCTTCACGTTCCCCAGTTGTGATTACCATTGACAGTGACAGTGATAAGGATTCTGAAGTAAAGGAGGATACAGAATGTGACCTTAGTGGTCCTCAAGACCCTCTACAAAACGAATTTTTGGTTCCTTCCTTGGGACCATTTGAAACTAAAGATGTAGTTACAATAGAAGATGAATTTGGTGTCCTGGGCAAGGAGTGTGACATTACCACACTTAATAACAACTTGAATAATGCCAACAAAACTGTAGATAATATTTCACCCCAGGCAGCTTCAATTGAACAGACTCTTGATGTAAGAGAAGAGAGCACCTTTGCCTCTGATTTGGAGAGCCAGCCCAGTAATGTCTCTTATCAAACTGAGTCATCAAGGCGATTGCCATCTCCACGGATATCATTAATGTCAGTGTCTCTTGGTAGAGACCATGATATGTCTTAA
- the TOPORS gene encoding E3 ubiquitin-protein ligase Topors isoform X3, with protein MASAAKEFKMDNFSPKAGTSKLQQTVPADASPDSKCPICLDRFDNVSYLDRCLHKFCFRCVQEWSKNKAECPLCKQPFDSIFHSVRAEDDFKEYVLRPSYNGSFATPDVRRFRYRTTMTRERSASIYSPNSTMNRRTTTPPDSGVIFEGLGISARPRDGEIPPFMRQIAIRRPATADERSLRKIQEQDIINFRRTLYRAGARVRNIEDGGRYRDISAEFFRRNPACLHRLVPWLKRELTVLFGAHGSLVNIVQHIIMSNVTRYDLESQAFVSDLRPFLLNRTEHFIHEFISFARSPFNMAAFDQHANYDCPAPSYEEGSHSDSSVITISPDEAETQELDVSVATVSQAPWDDETPGPSYSSSEQVHAAMSSLLNTSDSSDEELVTGRATSQMQAVQTSDDINNDSDSSSDNCVIVGFVKPLAERTPELVELSSDSEELGSYEKMETVKAQEQEQSYSSGDSDVSRCSSPHSVLGKDEQINKGHCDSGTRIKSKKEEKQSVSLSSPRDLSSSIRGDRVYSPYTRRHRRRGRSRSSDSCSQSRNGHDQKNHRKHHGKKRMKSRRSRSRESSRPRGRRDKKRSRTRDSSWSRRSQTLSLSSESTSRSRSRSSDRGKRRSRSRNRDRYYLRNNYGSRYKWEYTYYSRNKDRDGYESSYRRRTLSRAHYSRQSSSPEFRIQSFSERTNARKKNNHSERKYYYYERHRSRSLSSTRSKTASTGPDRVRNEKPGGKRKYKTRHLEGSNDVAQPSREFASKVKEGHYSKSSSKLDGSYKNESDSFSDSRSSDRETKHKRRKRTRSLSVEIVYEGKATDTTRHHKKKKKKHKRKHKKQHGDNASRSPVVITIDSDSDKDSEVKEDTECDLSGPQDPLQNEFLVPSLGPFETKDVVTIEDEFGVLGKECDITTLNNNLNNANKTVDNISPQAASIEQTLDVREESTFASDLESQPSNVSYQTESSRRLPSPRISLMSVSLGRDHDMS; from the coding sequence ATGGCATCAGCCGCTAAGGAATTTAAAATGGACAACTTTTCACCTAAAGCTGGCACTAGCAAATTGCAACAGACAGTACCAGCTGATGCATCTCCTGATTCTAAGTGTCCTATATGCTTGGATAGGTTTGATAATGTGTCTTACTTAGATCGCTGTTTACATAAGTTCTGTTTTCGCTGTGTACAGGAGTGGTCAAAAAACAAAGCTGAATGTCCACTATGTAAACAGCCCTTTGATTCTATTTTCCATTCTGTGAGGGCAGAAGATGACTTTAAGGAGTATGTCCTAAGGCCTTCATACAATGGTTCTTTTGCTACCCCTGATGTTCGACGATTCCGCTATCGTACAACTATGACAAGGGAACGAAGTGCTTCTATTTATTCACCTAATAGTACCATGAATAGAAGAACAACAACTCCACCAGATAGTGGAGTAATATTTGAAGGGTTAGGCATTTCAGCAAGACCTAGAGATGGTGAAATTCCTCCATTTATGAGACAGATTGCAATACGGAGGCCAGCTACTGCAGATGAAAGATCTTTGCGGAAAATTCAAGAACAGGATATTATTAATTTTAGGCGAACTCTCTATCGTGCTGGTGCTCGAGTTAGAAATATTGAAGATGGTGGCCGCTATAGGGATATTTCAGCTGAATTTTTCCGTAGAAATCCGGCTTGCCTTCACAGATTAGTCCCCTGGTTAAAACGTGAACTCACAGTTCTCTTTGGAGCTCATGGATCATTAGTGAATATTGTCCAGCATATCATCATGAGTAATGTTACTCGCTATGACTTGGAGAGTCAGGCGTTTGTGTCTGATTTAAGGCCATTTTTACTTAATCGGACTGAGCATTTTATACACGAATTTATCAGTTTTGCCCGATCTCCATTTAACATGGCAGCCTTTGACCAGCATGCAAATTATGATTGTCCTGCTCCTTCATATGAAGAAGGTAGCCATTCTGATTCTTCGGTCATAACAATATCTCCCGATGAAGCAGAGACCCAAGAGCTGGATGTTAGTGTAGCTACTGTTAGTCAGGCACCATGGGATGATGAAACTCCAGGGCCATCTTATTCAAGCTCAGAGCAGGTACATGCTGCCATGTCTTCCCTTTTAAATACTTCCGACAGTTCAGATGAAGAACTTGTAACAGGAAGAGCCACATCTCAGATGCAAGCAGTACAAACCAGTGATGACATAAATAATGACAGTGATTCTTCTTCAGATAATTGTGTCATTGTTGGGTTTGTTAAACCACTAGCTGAGAGGACCCCAGAACTTGTTGAACTGTCCTCTGATTCTGAGGAGTTAGGTTCCTATGAGAAAATGGAGACCGTGAAGGCGCAAGAACAAGAGCAGTCTTACAGTTCTGGTGATAGTGATGTTAGTAGATGTTCATCTCCACACTCTGTCCTTGGAAaggatgaacaaataaataaaggtcaTTGTGATTCTGGTACAAGAATCAaatcaaagaaggaagagaaacagtCTGTATCATTGTCCTCTCCCAGAGACCTGAGCTCATCCATCAGAGGAGACAGAGTATATTCCCCATATACCCGCAGACACAGAAGGAGGGGAAGATCCAGAAGTTCAGATTCATGTTCCCAGAGTAGGAATGGGCATGATCAGAAGAATCATAGGAAGCATCatgggaagaaaagaatgaaaagcagacGATCCAGAAGCAGGGAGAGTAGCAGACCTAGAGGtagaagagacaaaaagagaTCAAGAACTAGAGATAGCAGTTGGTCAAGAAGAAGCCAAACTCTATCTCTAAGTAGTGAAAGCACAAGCAGATCAAGATCTCGTAGCAGTGATCGTGGTAAAAGAAGGTCACGGAGCAGAAATCGAGATCGTtactatttaagaaataattatggAAGCAGATACAAGTGGGAGTATACTTACTATAGTAGAAACAAGGACAGGGATGGCTATGAATCATCTTACAGGAGGAGGACTCTGTCCAGAGCTCATTATTCCAGACAATCTTCAAGTCCAGAATTTAGAATTCAGTCTTTTTCTGAAAGAACaaatgccagaaaaaaaaataatcacagtgAAAGGAAATATTACTACTATGAAAGGCATAGATCAAGGAGCCTATCTAGTACTAGATCAAAGACTGCATCTACAGGGCCTGACCGGGTGAGAAATGAAAAGCCTGGTGGGAAACGAAAATACAAAACACGGCATTTGGAGGGTTCTAACGATGTGGCTCAACCATCTCGGGAATTTGCTTCTAAAGTAAAGGAAGGTCATTACTCAAAATCTTCATCAAAATTGGATGGAAGCTACAAAAATGAGAGTGACAGCTTTTCAGATAGCCGATCAtcagacagagagacaaagcacaagagaagaaaaaggaccCGGAGCCTAAGTGTAGAGATAGTTTATGAAGGGAAAGCTACCGATACAACTAgacaccataaaaagaaaaagaaaaaacataagagGAAGCATAAGAAACAACATGGCGATAATGCTTCACGTTCCCCAGTTGTGATTACCATTGACAGTGACAGTGATAAGGATTCTGAAGTAAAGGAGGATACAGAATGTGACCTTAGTGGTCCTCAAGACCCTCTACAAAACGAATTTTTGGTTCCTTCCTTGGGACCATTTGAAACTAAAGATGTAGTTACAATAGAAGATGAATTTGGTGTCCTGGGCAAGGAGTGTGACATTACCACACTTAATAACAACTTGAATAATGCCAACAAAACTGTAGATAATATTTCACCCCAGGCAGCTTCAATTGAACAGACTCTTGATGTAAGAGAAGAGAGCACCTTTGCCTCTGATTTGGAGAGCCAGCCCAGTAATGTCTCTTATCAAACTGAGTCATCAAGGCGATTGCCATCTCCACGGATATCATTAATGTCAGTGTCTCTTGGTAGAGACCATGATATGTCTTAA